The sequence TTAATACGGCACTATGACTGAAACTACCTATCATTGATGCGGTAATACTGCTGTGATAATTTATATCGCCCGCAAATAAAATATAATCCGTCGAGGCAGAGAGCCGGGGTCGGCAAAAGCCCCCTTCGATGCTTCGGCTGTGGGACGCGCCGTCAGCATTAAAAGTTTTATGAAGTTGATAAGATATAAAAACCGAATGGAGGAGTTTCACAATGTTGATCTCAGAAAAAATCACCAAGGAAGATCTGATCAAAAACAAAACAAGGTTCTACTGGACAGGCGCTCTTATGCTTATCACGGGCTTTATAGCGCTGTGGATGCCGCTTGCGGCCTCGTTTGCCATCGAAATGGTGGTGGGCTGGCTGCTTATCATAGCGGGCGGCTCGCAGGCCTACGGCGCCTATAAAGGATTTAAGGACAAGACCGGAGGCTGGTGGGAAGTTTTCAGCTCCATCTGCTCGTTCGTCGCGGGCTTTCTTTTCATCGCCCGTCCCCTCGCGGGAGTGCTGACGCTCTCCATTTTGCTTTCGGCCTACTTCCTCGTTGACGGCGTTACAAAAATAGTCCAATACTGGAGCATCCGCCACATGGACGGCGCCGTATGGACGCTCGTCTCCGGCATCTTGAGCCTCGTGCTCGCCTGGATGATGTGGCAGAACATGGTAACAGGAATGGCTATGATAGGCGTAGTGCTCGGCGTAGATTTCATATTCAGCGGGATGAGCCTCATCTTCCTCGGCAGGGGATGCGAAGCGGCGGCAAAGGCTGAGAAATAGCGCCAGGCGAAAAAAATAAAGGACGAAGACGATACCTCCCCTCTGTAACGCACGCAGATACCCACACATCAAACAGCCGCCCCCGGTTACGGGGGCGGTTTGTTTTTTGCCGGCGCGCCGCGCGTTAGCCGCACGCAGCCTGTTGCGCTTATTTTTGCGCGGCCGGCGGCTTCAAATTTCGGTATTCCTGCGTTTTTGGGACTAGCGCCGTTCTCTTATTATTTATCACGTACAGATAGGCCTATCCAAAAATGTAAAGAGGCTTTGTAAATATGTATTTTAAAAAAATACAAATATAGTGTATAATGCAAGTCACGTAAAATCAACGAACCAACGAAGGGAAGATGTCTTCTGATGAAAAAGAAATTTATGGTAATAGCGCTCGCCGCGGCGATCACTGCGATATTCGCGGCTTCGGCCTTCGCCCTCTCAAACGGCGCGCAGGTGAAGAACTTCACGCTGAAGGACACGGAGGGACATAGCGTATCGCTTGAGCAGTTCCGCGGCAAGGTGGTCGTGCTGAACTTCTGGGCGACGTGGTGCCCGCCCTGCCGCAACGAGATGCCCGAGTTCAACGAGATGAACAAGGAATTTAAAAAAAGCGGACGTGCCGTGCTGCTTGCGATAAACATGACGGACGGCCAGCGCGACACGCCGGAGAAGGCCGCGAAGTTCATGAAGGACAACAAGTACACGATGACGACGCTGCTTGACACGGAGCAGACGCTTGCCGATTATTTCAGCATCCGCTACATTCCGAGCACCTACGTTATCAACGCGCAGGGAAAACTTGTCGGACAAATTCAGGGCGGCACGACGAAAGCGGCCGTCATGAAGCTGGTAGACGAGGCAAAATAAGATGACCGCGGAACTGCCGCTCCTTTTTCTCGAAGGCTTTCTTGCCTTCATCTCGCCATGTATGCTGCCGATGCTGCCCGTCTATTTGATGTATCTTGCGGCTGAGACGGAAAACGGCAAACGCGCCAGCATCGTCAACACGCTTGGCTTTGTCGCCGGCTTCTCCGTCGTCTTCATGGCGATGGGAGCGACCGCCACCTCCATAGGCGCGCTGCTCAACGACCACCGCGCACTGCTGCAGCAGATAAGCGGCGTCGTGATAATGGTCTTCGGGCTGCATTTTCTCGGCGTCTTCAACATAGGCTTCCTCGACGTCGAAAAGAAGCTCGAGGTAAAAGTGGCCCGCCGCGGCTTCATAGGCTCGCTGCTCTTCGGGGGCGCCTTCTCGCTCGGCTGGACG is a genomic window of Cloacibacillus sp. containing:
- a CDS encoding DUF308 domain-containing protein, translated to MLISEKITKEDLIKNKTRFYWTGALMLITGFIALWMPLAASFAIEMVVGWLLIIAGGSQAYGAYKGFKDKTGGWWEVFSSICSFVAGFLFIARPLAGVLTLSILLSAYFLVDGVTKIVQYWSIRHMDGAVWTLVSGILSLVLAWMMWQNMVTGMAMIGVVLGVDFIFSGMSLIFLGRGCEAAAKAEK
- a CDS encoding TlpA disulfide reductase family protein is translated as MKKKFMVIALAAAITAIFAASAFALSNGAQVKNFTLKDTEGHSVSLEQFRGKVVVLNFWATWCPPCRNEMPEFNEMNKEFKKSGRAVLLAINMTDGQRDTPEKAAKFMKDNKYTMTTLLDTEQTLADYFSIRYIPSTYVINAQGKLVGQIQGGTTKAAVMKLVDEAK
- a CDS encoding cytochrome c biogenesis CcdA family protein, which translates into the protein MTAELPLLFLEGFLAFISPCMLPMLPVYLMYLAAETENGKRASIVNTLGFVAGFSVVFMAMGATATSIGALLNDHRALLQQISGVVIMVFGLHFLGVFNIGFLDVEKKLEVKVARRGFIGSLLFGGAFSLGWTPCLGPFLGSALMMAGNGKTVAEGIFYLFVFSMGLGIPYILAAVFFTRIKGIFQWLKRHGKTIKRVSGVILLAAGAAIATNTFGYWASLFG